Proteins from one Monodelphis domestica isolate mMonDom1 chromosome 6, mMonDom1.pri, whole genome shotgun sequence genomic window:
- the TNKS1BP1 gene encoding 182 kDa tankyrase-1-binding protein isoform X1 — translation MNLSTLRESAPMASQPPQEMEEELLPAGLEPGDLRAKPPVKPKPEPRTLPAKPALPAKPSLLVPLGPRPPRGPLAELPSARKMNMLAGPQPYGGSKRPLAFSPRPAPEAPSAPPEAASPRETSKEEGSLATPPARCPAPAGVRKAPAPFRPLSDRFSTSTVEEILAKMEQPRKEDPSSPDRLWGSRLTFSHDGTSHYGPRVYGLVQGPGDEEVSSRSTSKALSQEEQAQPKEGQDEGGRNSVGQCSAQPQDAQPEASSRIPEERLFSSDPTSNGDLASTTLLYAVSKPSPHPHHTVSPISASSEPHDPPSPPRAPVSPSSAPSAEGLSTSQSPVPSTEKLPESLKPFSPSFPSGESSGSPSSVTSPEKTTTTTPEAPGSPRPEHLQVISPQIPPSGGQFLKHLGEEGRELGLRAPHLEQRRFSEGVLRPPSQDQRKLGGSLAALPQDQGGAGGLEQPFGSGTESNWSLSQSFEWTFPTRPSGLGVWRLDSPPPSPITEADDSGLSEGEGEEADGVQSSRPIRAASRVQSQNTQQGLLQNQQGNDRNPASSNPSSDLQPKDQDLPRLSLLRAEEVAGPEEPLTGLEAPLPPTPEEEAALPILEPVREQEPPLPPAQPCILFAEALVPEQAVPSQEDAPDLAKAETNLTRPEGGDLPRMSPEMRAPESDSGWLDKLLASPPPSANGVRKAAMPEQRETQMPSANPEGLLGWSQKDLKSEFGIGVDSHPSTFSSSSTWARESTRGYGIGGSGPSERDWGIDDGHARVAQSHREWSNTYGISQPGMEKEFESRNGDQTKEHILGRDIMAQEFGKADQLGPYSCHAADLQDREFEKRDSLGTYSSQAVELQDWEFGKKDPLGTYSNQDADLHARQFEKRTWMSEYGGGSQRDADCLERAFGERDLSGVFSMEHSEQQDKEFGKKDQSDSSCLREVNREEILEKEQETLYGPNTPNSQDQELGEGDLSSWPKSNDSNCQGEFGKKDQAETYRSNDVNRQSREFGKKDWPSEFGQGDTSETEREFSLGRRDWTSDFRIEGTDKSDQFGIIGTDRGNCSGLGILSGSNMGSTNFVSPGNIMMGQTQWTDDLGLRNLDVSGCVGSEGPSEGREHGVGQTDWSSNLGLRNMNMPSDLGNGEPGESRELGVGQKDWTPDLGLRNIDVSRVLESTGPSEPRECGVGQTNWIHNLGIRNTDAPNDMKPGDPLSSREHGVGQADWTSDLMLRNLDLGTGGSLREAREHGVGQMDWTHDLGLRNMNLSSPLESGGSSEARECGVGQMDWQDNLGLHATDFSGSLDLGGPSEAREHGVGQVDWPQDGDLTSPSLSGDLEAREPTEARELGVGEVSQPGIPESQYGGDSQPSDGSEADIGMDLTESTNSGTSSGGYLARSPPSGSQGPPQDVSGGSGLRVASGRERMALGPRAQSEEEEEETMADGAGERGPELGGASLPSCRPQPDGEASRAEEIDGSWAPRRDGPAAPRLLPGPPSEDFSFMEDTEVLDSAMYRSRANLGRKRGHRAPAIRPGGTLGLSEADSDAWLFQDSTEPRASRVPSSDEEVAEEPQSRRTRMSLGTKGLKVNLFPGLSPSALKAKLRPRNRSAEEGEPVESKSTPKESAVQRSKSCKVPGLGKPLALPPKPEKSSGSEGSSPTWLQALKLKKKRV, via the exons ATGAATTTATCCACTCTCAGGGAAAGCGCACCCATGGCTTCCCAGCCCCCCCAAGAGATGGAGGAGGAGCTGCTGCCTGCTGGCCTGGAGCCAG GGGACTTACGGGCCAAACCCCCAGTCAAGCCCAAACCTGAGCCCCGGACACTGCCTGCCAAGCCAGCTCTGCCAGCCAAACCCAGTCTGCTGGTGCCTCTGGGGCCCAGACCCCCCAGGGGTCCCTTAGCTGAACTGCCTTCTGCCAGGAAAATGAACATGCTGGCAGGGCCCCAGCCCTATGGTGGCAGCAAGCGCCCCTTGGCCTTCTCTCCTCGGCCAGCCCCAGAGGCACCATCTGCACCACCAGAGGCAGCTAGCCCTCGGGAGACCAGCAAGGAAGAAGGGTCCCTGGCTACCCCTCCAGCCCGGTGCCCGGCCCCAGCTGGGGTCCGAAAGGCTCCTGCTCCTTTCCGACCATTGTCTGATCGATTCTCTACCAGCACTGTGGAGGAGATTTTGGCCAAGATGGAGCAGCCCCGAAAAGAGGACCCCTCCAGCCCTGACCGCCTCTGGGGCTCCCGCCTCACCTTCAGCCATGATGGCACCTCCCACTACGGTCCAAGGGTTTATGGCCTGGTGCAGGGTCCTGGGGATGAGGAGGTGTCATCACGGAGCACTTCCAAAGCCCTGTCTCAGGAAGAACAGGCACAACCCAAGGAGGGGCAGGATGAAGGAGGCCGGAATTCAGTGGGGCAGTGCTCAGCCCAGCCCCAAGATGCCCAGCCTGAAGCATCTAGCAGGATTCCCGAAGAGAG ACTCTTCTCCTCTGACCCGACATCCAATGGAGACCTGGCAAGCACCACGTTACTCTATGCA GTTTCCAAGCCTTCACCCCATCCTCACCACACTGTTTCTCCAATCTCAGCCAGTTCTGAGCCCCATGATCCCCCTAGTCCTCCAAGGGCTCCAGTGTCCCCAAGCTCAGCCCCCTCTGCTGAGGGACTCTCGACCTCCCAGAGCCCAGTCCCCTCCACAGAGAAGTTACCTGAATCCCTGAAACCATTCAGTCCATCCTTCCCATCAGGGGAATCCTCTGGGTCCCCTAGCTCAGTCACCTCCCCTGAGaagaccaccaccaccaccccagagGCTCCAGGGTCTCCCAGGCCAGAGCATCTCCAGGTCATCTCTCCCCAGATTCCACCTTCAGGGGGCCAGTTTTTGAAGCACTTGGGAGAGGAGGGTAGAGAGTTAGGCCTCCGTGCCCCCCACCTGGAGCAGCGCCGCTTCTCAGAAGGTGTGCTTCGGCCCCCCAGTCAAGATCAGAGGAAACTAGGGGGGTCCCTGGCTGCCTTGCCTCAGGATCAGGGAGGAGCAGGCGGCTTGGAGCAGCCCTTTGGGAGTGGAACAGAATCCAACTGGAGCTTGTCACAGTCCTTTGAGTGGACCTTCCCCACTCGGCCTTCAGGTCTAGGAGTGTGGCGGCTGGACTCTCCGCCACCCTCACCCATCACTGAAGCAGATGACTCGGGTCTCtctgagggagaaggggaagaggctGATGGAGTTCAGAGCTCCAGGCCTATTAGGGCTGCCTCAAGGGTTCAGAGTCAGAACACTCAACAGGGGCTCCTCCAGAACCAACAGGGAAATGACAGAAATCCAGCTTCCTCCAACCCTTCATCAGATCTCCAGCCCAAAGACCAGGATTTACCAAGACTGTCACTGCTACGAGCCGAAGAGGTGGCAGGACCTGAGGAACCCCTGACTGGCCTGGaggctcccctccctcccactccagAGGAGGAGGCTGCCTTGCCCATCCTGGAGCCTGTTCGGGAGCAGGAGCCCCCCCTTCCTCCCGCTCAGCCCTGTATCTTGTTTGCCGAAGCCCTTGTCCCAGAGCAGGCTGTACCCTCCCAGGAAGATGCCCCAGATTTGGCAAAGGCAGAGACCAACCTCACCAGGCCTGAGGGAGGGGATCTCCCGAGGATGTCACCCGAGATGAGGGCCCCCGAAAGTGATTCTGGCTGGCTAGACAAGCTCTTGGCCTCGCCACCTCCTAGTGCCAATGGTGTCCGGAAAGCAGCCATGCCTGAGCAACGTGAGACTCAGATGCCCAGTGCCAACCCTGAG GGGCTCCTGGGATGGTCCCAGAAAGACCTGAAAAGTGAATTTGGAATTGGTGTAGACTCTCACCCTAGCACCTTCAGCTCCTCTTCAACCTGGGCCAGAGAGAGCACCAGGGGCTATGGCATTGGGGGCTCAGGCCCCAGTGAGAGAGATTGGGGCATTGATGATGGCCATGCGAGAGTAGCGCAAAGCCATCGGGAATGGAGCAACACTTATGGCATTAGCCAGCCAGGGATGGAGAAAGAGTTTGAATCCAGGAATGGAGACCAGACCAAGGAGCATATCTTAGGAAGAGATATTATGGCCCAGGAGTTTGGGAAGGCAGATCAACTTGGACCTTACAGTTGCCACGCTGCTGACTTACAGGACCGAGAATTTGAGAAGAGAGACTCACTTGGGACTTACAGTAGCCAGGCTGTTGAATTACAAGACTGGGAATTTGGGAAGAAAGATCCACTTGGGACTTACAGTAACCAGGATGCCGATTTACATGCCCGGCAATTTGAGAAGAGGACCTGGATGAGTGAATATGGCGGCGGCAGCCAGAGAGATGCAGATTGCCTAGAAAGAGCCTTTGGAGAGAGAGATCTGAGTGGTGTGTTCAGTATGGAGCACTCAGAGCAGCAGGACAAAGAATTTGGGAAGAAAGATCAAAGTGACAGCTCTTGCCTTAGAGAGGTTAACAGGGAAGAGATATTGGAGAAAGAGCAAGAGACCTTATATGGCCCTAATACTCCCAATTCACAGGATCAGGAGCTTGGTGAAGGAGATTTGAGCAGTTGGCCTAAGAGCAATGACTCTAATTGTCAGGGAGAATTTGGGAAGAAAGACCAAGCTGAGACTTACAGGAGCAATGATGTCAACCGCCAATCCAGGGAATTTGGGAAAAAAGACTGGCCTAGTGAATTTGGCCAAGGAGACACgagtgagacagagagggaaTTCAGTCTAGGGAGACGAGATTGGACCAGCGACTTCCGCATTGAAGGCACAGACAAGAGTGACCAATTTGGTATCATTGGGACTGATAGAGGCAACTGTTCAGGCCTGGGCATTCTTAGTGGCTCAAATATGGGAAGCACCAACTTTGTGTCACCTGGGAATATTATGATGGGACAGACACAATGGACTGATGATCTGGGTCTCAGGAACTTGGATGTATCTGGTTGTGTGGGATCAGAAGGACCAAGTGAGGGCCGAGAGCATGGGGTTGGACAGACTGACTGGTCCTCTAACTTGGGTTTGAGAAACATGAATATGCCCAGTGACTTAGGGAATGGAGAGCCTGGGGAATCTAGGGAACTTGGAGTAGGACAGAAAGACTGGACCCCAGATCTTGGTCTGAGAAATATAGATGTCTCAAGGGTCCTAGAGTCAACAGGGCCCAGTGAGCCCAGAGAATGTGGTGTAGGACAGACAAACTGGATTCACAATCTTGGGATAAGGAATACAGATGCACCCAATGATATGAAGCCTGGAGATCCTCTGTCATCAAGGGAGCATGGAGTAGGGCAAGCTGACTGGACATCTGACCTCATGCTGAGAAACCTAGACCTGGGGACAGGGGGCAGCCTCAGAGAGGCCAGAGAGCATGGTGTAGGACAAATGGACTGGACCCATGATCTGGGATTGAGGAACATGAATCTGTCTAGTCCCCTAGAGTCTGGGGGTTCCAGCGAGGCCCGAGAATGTGGAGTTGGACAGATGGACTGGCAAGACAATCTGGGCCTCCACGCCACTGACTTTTCAGGTAGCTTGGATCTTGGAGGTCCAAGTGAAGCCCGAGAGCATGGAGTCGGCCAGGTGGATTGGCCTCAGGATGGAGATCTCACAAGCCCCAGTTTATCTGGTGACCTGGAGGCCAGAGAGCCCACAGAAGCCCGGGAACTAGGAGTCGGAGAGGTGAGCCAGCCTGGCATTCCTGAGAGCCAATATGGTGGTGACTCCCAGCCCTCAGATGGGAGCGAGGCTGATATTGGGATGGACTTGACAGAATCCACCAACTCAGGGACCAG CTCTGGCGGGTACCTTGCCCGATCTCCACCCTCTGGCTCTCAGGGCCCACCACAGGATGTGTCGGGTGGCAGCGGGCTCAGAGTGGCCTCTGGCAGAGAGAGGATGGCCTTGGGCCCCAGGGCCCAgtcagaagaggaagaagaagagacgATGGCGGATGGTGCTGGGGAGCGGGGGCCAGAGCTCGGAGGGGCCTCTCTTCCTTCTTGCCGGCCCCAGCCTGATGGCGAGGCCAGCCGCGCAGAGGAGATAGACGGTAGCTGGGCTCCCCGAAGGGATGGCCCTGCAGCCCCCAGACTGCTCCCTGGCCCACCATCTGAGGACTTCTCCTTCATGGAG GACACAGAAGTTCTAGACAGTGCCATGTACCGGAGCCGTGCCAATTTGGGCCGCAAGCGTGGCCACCGGGCTCCAGCCATCCGCCCCGGGGGCACCCTGGGCCTCTCTGAGGCTGACAGTGATGCCTGGCTCTTCCAGGATTCCACAG AGCCTCGGGCTTCTCGGGTGCCATCTTCAGATGAGGAGGTGGCCGAGGAGCCTCAGAGTCGCCGCACGCGCATGTCCCTGGGCACCAAGGGCCTGAAGGTCAACCTGTTCCCCGGCCTGAGCCCCTCTGCTCTCAAG GCTAAGCTGCGTCCCCGAAACCGCTCTGCCGAGGAGGGGGAGCCCGTGGAGAGCAAGTCCACCCCGAAGGAGTCTGCCGTCCAGCGCTCCAAATCCTGCAAGGTTCCCGGCCTCGGGAAGCCCCTCGCATTACCTCCCAAGCCAGAGAAGTCCTCAGG GTCTGAAGGCTCCTCCCCAACCTGGCTGCAAGCATTGAAGCTGAAAAAGAAGAGGGTCTGA
- the TNKS1BP1 gene encoding 182 kDa tankyrase-1-binding protein isoform X2 has product MASQPPQEMEEELLPAGLEPGDLRAKPPVKPKPEPRTLPAKPALPAKPSLLVPLGPRPPRGPLAELPSARKMNMLAGPQPYGGSKRPLAFSPRPAPEAPSAPPEAASPRETSKEEGSLATPPARCPAPAGVRKAPAPFRPLSDRFSTSTVEEILAKMEQPRKEDPSSPDRLWGSRLTFSHDGTSHYGPRVYGLVQGPGDEEVSSRSTSKALSQEEQAQPKEGQDEGGRNSVGQCSAQPQDAQPEASSRIPEERLFSSDPTSNGDLASTTLLYAVSKPSPHPHHTVSPISASSEPHDPPSPPRAPVSPSSAPSAEGLSTSQSPVPSTEKLPESLKPFSPSFPSGESSGSPSSVTSPEKTTTTTPEAPGSPRPEHLQVISPQIPPSGGQFLKHLGEEGRELGLRAPHLEQRRFSEGVLRPPSQDQRKLGGSLAALPQDQGGAGGLEQPFGSGTESNWSLSQSFEWTFPTRPSGLGVWRLDSPPPSPITEADDSGLSEGEGEEADGVQSSRPIRAASRVQSQNTQQGLLQNQQGNDRNPASSNPSSDLQPKDQDLPRLSLLRAEEVAGPEEPLTGLEAPLPPTPEEEAALPILEPVREQEPPLPPAQPCILFAEALVPEQAVPSQEDAPDLAKAETNLTRPEGGDLPRMSPEMRAPESDSGWLDKLLASPPPSANGVRKAAMPEQRETQMPSANPEGLLGWSQKDLKSEFGIGVDSHPSTFSSSSTWARESTRGYGIGGSGPSERDWGIDDGHARVAQSHREWSNTYGISQPGMEKEFESRNGDQTKEHILGRDIMAQEFGKADQLGPYSCHAADLQDREFEKRDSLGTYSSQAVELQDWEFGKKDPLGTYSNQDADLHARQFEKRTWMSEYGGGSQRDADCLERAFGERDLSGVFSMEHSEQQDKEFGKKDQSDSSCLREVNREEILEKEQETLYGPNTPNSQDQELGEGDLSSWPKSNDSNCQGEFGKKDQAETYRSNDVNRQSREFGKKDWPSEFGQGDTSETEREFSLGRRDWTSDFRIEGTDKSDQFGIIGTDRGNCSGLGILSGSNMGSTNFVSPGNIMMGQTQWTDDLGLRNLDVSGCVGSEGPSEGREHGVGQTDWSSNLGLRNMNMPSDLGNGEPGESRELGVGQKDWTPDLGLRNIDVSRVLESTGPSEPRECGVGQTNWIHNLGIRNTDAPNDMKPGDPLSSREHGVGQADWTSDLMLRNLDLGTGGSLREAREHGVGQMDWTHDLGLRNMNLSSPLESGGSSEARECGVGQMDWQDNLGLHATDFSGSLDLGGPSEAREHGVGQVDWPQDGDLTSPSLSGDLEAREPTEARELGVGEVSQPGIPESQYGGDSQPSDGSEADIGMDLTESTNSGTSSGGYLARSPPSGSQGPPQDVSGGSGLRVASGRERMALGPRAQSEEEEEETMADGAGERGPELGGASLPSCRPQPDGEASRAEEIDGSWAPRRDGPAAPRLLPGPPSEDFSFMEDTEVLDSAMYRSRANLGRKRGHRAPAIRPGGTLGLSEADSDAWLFQDSTEPRASRVPSSDEEVAEEPQSRRTRMSLGTKGLKVNLFPGLSPSALKAKLRPRNRSAEEGEPVESKSTPKESAVQRSKSCKVPGLGKPLALPPKPEKSSGSEGSSPTWLQALKLKKKRV; this is encoded by the exons ATGGCTTCCCAGCCCCCCCAAGAGATGGAGGAGGAGCTGCTGCCTGCTGGCCTGGAGCCAG GGGACTTACGGGCCAAACCCCCAGTCAAGCCCAAACCTGAGCCCCGGACACTGCCTGCCAAGCCAGCTCTGCCAGCCAAACCCAGTCTGCTGGTGCCTCTGGGGCCCAGACCCCCCAGGGGTCCCTTAGCTGAACTGCCTTCTGCCAGGAAAATGAACATGCTGGCAGGGCCCCAGCCCTATGGTGGCAGCAAGCGCCCCTTGGCCTTCTCTCCTCGGCCAGCCCCAGAGGCACCATCTGCACCACCAGAGGCAGCTAGCCCTCGGGAGACCAGCAAGGAAGAAGGGTCCCTGGCTACCCCTCCAGCCCGGTGCCCGGCCCCAGCTGGGGTCCGAAAGGCTCCTGCTCCTTTCCGACCATTGTCTGATCGATTCTCTACCAGCACTGTGGAGGAGATTTTGGCCAAGATGGAGCAGCCCCGAAAAGAGGACCCCTCCAGCCCTGACCGCCTCTGGGGCTCCCGCCTCACCTTCAGCCATGATGGCACCTCCCACTACGGTCCAAGGGTTTATGGCCTGGTGCAGGGTCCTGGGGATGAGGAGGTGTCATCACGGAGCACTTCCAAAGCCCTGTCTCAGGAAGAACAGGCACAACCCAAGGAGGGGCAGGATGAAGGAGGCCGGAATTCAGTGGGGCAGTGCTCAGCCCAGCCCCAAGATGCCCAGCCTGAAGCATCTAGCAGGATTCCCGAAGAGAG ACTCTTCTCCTCTGACCCGACATCCAATGGAGACCTGGCAAGCACCACGTTACTCTATGCA GTTTCCAAGCCTTCACCCCATCCTCACCACACTGTTTCTCCAATCTCAGCCAGTTCTGAGCCCCATGATCCCCCTAGTCCTCCAAGGGCTCCAGTGTCCCCAAGCTCAGCCCCCTCTGCTGAGGGACTCTCGACCTCCCAGAGCCCAGTCCCCTCCACAGAGAAGTTACCTGAATCCCTGAAACCATTCAGTCCATCCTTCCCATCAGGGGAATCCTCTGGGTCCCCTAGCTCAGTCACCTCCCCTGAGaagaccaccaccaccaccccagagGCTCCAGGGTCTCCCAGGCCAGAGCATCTCCAGGTCATCTCTCCCCAGATTCCACCTTCAGGGGGCCAGTTTTTGAAGCACTTGGGAGAGGAGGGTAGAGAGTTAGGCCTCCGTGCCCCCCACCTGGAGCAGCGCCGCTTCTCAGAAGGTGTGCTTCGGCCCCCCAGTCAAGATCAGAGGAAACTAGGGGGGTCCCTGGCTGCCTTGCCTCAGGATCAGGGAGGAGCAGGCGGCTTGGAGCAGCCCTTTGGGAGTGGAACAGAATCCAACTGGAGCTTGTCACAGTCCTTTGAGTGGACCTTCCCCACTCGGCCTTCAGGTCTAGGAGTGTGGCGGCTGGACTCTCCGCCACCCTCACCCATCACTGAAGCAGATGACTCGGGTCTCtctgagggagaaggggaagaggctGATGGAGTTCAGAGCTCCAGGCCTATTAGGGCTGCCTCAAGGGTTCAGAGTCAGAACACTCAACAGGGGCTCCTCCAGAACCAACAGGGAAATGACAGAAATCCAGCTTCCTCCAACCCTTCATCAGATCTCCAGCCCAAAGACCAGGATTTACCAAGACTGTCACTGCTACGAGCCGAAGAGGTGGCAGGACCTGAGGAACCCCTGACTGGCCTGGaggctcccctccctcccactccagAGGAGGAGGCTGCCTTGCCCATCCTGGAGCCTGTTCGGGAGCAGGAGCCCCCCCTTCCTCCCGCTCAGCCCTGTATCTTGTTTGCCGAAGCCCTTGTCCCAGAGCAGGCTGTACCCTCCCAGGAAGATGCCCCAGATTTGGCAAAGGCAGAGACCAACCTCACCAGGCCTGAGGGAGGGGATCTCCCGAGGATGTCACCCGAGATGAGGGCCCCCGAAAGTGATTCTGGCTGGCTAGACAAGCTCTTGGCCTCGCCACCTCCTAGTGCCAATGGTGTCCGGAAAGCAGCCATGCCTGAGCAACGTGAGACTCAGATGCCCAGTGCCAACCCTGAG GGGCTCCTGGGATGGTCCCAGAAAGACCTGAAAAGTGAATTTGGAATTGGTGTAGACTCTCACCCTAGCACCTTCAGCTCCTCTTCAACCTGGGCCAGAGAGAGCACCAGGGGCTATGGCATTGGGGGCTCAGGCCCCAGTGAGAGAGATTGGGGCATTGATGATGGCCATGCGAGAGTAGCGCAAAGCCATCGGGAATGGAGCAACACTTATGGCATTAGCCAGCCAGGGATGGAGAAAGAGTTTGAATCCAGGAATGGAGACCAGACCAAGGAGCATATCTTAGGAAGAGATATTATGGCCCAGGAGTTTGGGAAGGCAGATCAACTTGGACCTTACAGTTGCCACGCTGCTGACTTACAGGACCGAGAATTTGAGAAGAGAGACTCACTTGGGACTTACAGTAGCCAGGCTGTTGAATTACAAGACTGGGAATTTGGGAAGAAAGATCCACTTGGGACTTACAGTAACCAGGATGCCGATTTACATGCCCGGCAATTTGAGAAGAGGACCTGGATGAGTGAATATGGCGGCGGCAGCCAGAGAGATGCAGATTGCCTAGAAAGAGCCTTTGGAGAGAGAGATCTGAGTGGTGTGTTCAGTATGGAGCACTCAGAGCAGCAGGACAAAGAATTTGGGAAGAAAGATCAAAGTGACAGCTCTTGCCTTAGAGAGGTTAACAGGGAAGAGATATTGGAGAAAGAGCAAGAGACCTTATATGGCCCTAATACTCCCAATTCACAGGATCAGGAGCTTGGTGAAGGAGATTTGAGCAGTTGGCCTAAGAGCAATGACTCTAATTGTCAGGGAGAATTTGGGAAGAAAGACCAAGCTGAGACTTACAGGAGCAATGATGTCAACCGCCAATCCAGGGAATTTGGGAAAAAAGACTGGCCTAGTGAATTTGGCCAAGGAGACACgagtgagacagagagggaaTTCAGTCTAGGGAGACGAGATTGGACCAGCGACTTCCGCATTGAAGGCACAGACAAGAGTGACCAATTTGGTATCATTGGGACTGATAGAGGCAACTGTTCAGGCCTGGGCATTCTTAGTGGCTCAAATATGGGAAGCACCAACTTTGTGTCACCTGGGAATATTATGATGGGACAGACACAATGGACTGATGATCTGGGTCTCAGGAACTTGGATGTATCTGGTTGTGTGGGATCAGAAGGACCAAGTGAGGGCCGAGAGCATGGGGTTGGACAGACTGACTGGTCCTCTAACTTGGGTTTGAGAAACATGAATATGCCCAGTGACTTAGGGAATGGAGAGCCTGGGGAATCTAGGGAACTTGGAGTAGGACAGAAAGACTGGACCCCAGATCTTGGTCTGAGAAATATAGATGTCTCAAGGGTCCTAGAGTCAACAGGGCCCAGTGAGCCCAGAGAATGTGGTGTAGGACAGACAAACTGGATTCACAATCTTGGGATAAGGAATACAGATGCACCCAATGATATGAAGCCTGGAGATCCTCTGTCATCAAGGGAGCATGGAGTAGGGCAAGCTGACTGGACATCTGACCTCATGCTGAGAAACCTAGACCTGGGGACAGGGGGCAGCCTCAGAGAGGCCAGAGAGCATGGTGTAGGACAAATGGACTGGACCCATGATCTGGGATTGAGGAACATGAATCTGTCTAGTCCCCTAGAGTCTGGGGGTTCCAGCGAGGCCCGAGAATGTGGAGTTGGACAGATGGACTGGCAAGACAATCTGGGCCTCCACGCCACTGACTTTTCAGGTAGCTTGGATCTTGGAGGTCCAAGTGAAGCCCGAGAGCATGGAGTCGGCCAGGTGGATTGGCCTCAGGATGGAGATCTCACAAGCCCCAGTTTATCTGGTGACCTGGAGGCCAGAGAGCCCACAGAAGCCCGGGAACTAGGAGTCGGAGAGGTGAGCCAGCCTGGCATTCCTGAGAGCCAATATGGTGGTGACTCCCAGCCCTCAGATGGGAGCGAGGCTGATATTGGGATGGACTTGACAGAATCCACCAACTCAGGGACCAG CTCTGGCGGGTACCTTGCCCGATCTCCACCCTCTGGCTCTCAGGGCCCACCACAGGATGTGTCGGGTGGCAGCGGGCTCAGAGTGGCCTCTGGCAGAGAGAGGATGGCCTTGGGCCCCAGGGCCCAgtcagaagaggaagaagaagagacgATGGCGGATGGTGCTGGGGAGCGGGGGCCAGAGCTCGGAGGGGCCTCTCTTCCTTCTTGCCGGCCCCAGCCTGATGGCGAGGCCAGCCGCGCAGAGGAGATAGACGGTAGCTGGGCTCCCCGAAGGGATGGCCCTGCAGCCCCCAGACTGCTCCCTGGCCCACCATCTGAGGACTTCTCCTTCATGGAG GACACAGAAGTTCTAGACAGTGCCATGTACCGGAGCCGTGCCAATTTGGGCCGCAAGCGTGGCCACCGGGCTCCAGCCATCCGCCCCGGGGGCACCCTGGGCCTCTCTGAGGCTGACAGTGATGCCTGGCTCTTCCAGGATTCCACAG AGCCTCGGGCTTCTCGGGTGCCATCTTCAGATGAGGAGGTGGCCGAGGAGCCTCAGAGTCGCCGCACGCGCATGTCCCTGGGCACCAAGGGCCTGAAGGTCAACCTGTTCCCCGGCCTGAGCCCCTCTGCTCTCAAG GCTAAGCTGCGTCCCCGAAACCGCTCTGCCGAGGAGGGGGAGCCCGTGGAGAGCAAGTCCACCCCGAAGGAGTCTGCCGTCCAGCGCTCCAAATCCTGCAAGGTTCCCGGCCTCGGGAAGCCCCTCGCATTACCTCCCAAGCCAGAGAAGTCCTCAGG GTCTGAAGGCTCCTCCCCAACCTGGCTGCAAGCATTGAAGCTGAAAAAGAAGAGGGTCTGA